The following proteins come from a genomic window of Mycobacteriales bacterium:
- a CDS encoding GNAT family N-acetyltransferase: MAITVQAVSAESFDDVQLVLGARGQAAHCQCQGYRLGWHAQHSDDVQGRRELLRDQVIEGYGLVAHLDGEPVGWCSLAPRRDYRYLRQTTWRGRGEDKDDPGVWAVTCLVTRAGHRRQGVSRALVAATVDLPRRRGARAVEAYPMKPEPGKEVPWGEMHVGALTSFLAAGYRVVHTPSLRRVVVRHEF; encoded by the coding sequence GTGGCGATCACCGTTCAGGCGGTAAGCGCGGAGTCGTTCGATGATGTCCAGTTGGTGCTGGGCGCGCGGGGGCAGGCCGCGCACTGCCAGTGCCAGGGTTACCGGCTGGGCTGGCACGCGCAGCACTCCGACGATGTCCAGGGTCGCCGCGAGCTGCTGCGCGACCAGGTGATCGAGGGGTATGGGCTGGTCGCTCACCTCGACGGCGAGCCGGTGGGGTGGTGCTCGCTTGCGCCGCGCAGGGACTACCGGTACCTGCGCCAGACGACGTGGAGGGGGCGCGGTGAGGACAAGGACGATCCGGGCGTCTGGGCGGTGACCTGCTTGGTGACGCGGGCCGGCCACCGTCGGCAGGGGGTCAGCCGGGCGCTGGTGGCGGCCACTGTCGATCTGCCCCGTCGGCGCGGCGCGCGGGCCGTCGAGGCGTATCCGATGAAGCCGGAGCCCGGTAAGGAGGTGCCGTGGGGCGAGATGCACGTCGGTGCGCTCACTTCGTTTCTCGCCGCCGGCTATCGGGTCGTACACACGCCCTCGCTGCGGCGCGTCGTCGTACGCCACGAGTTCTGA